AAATGGCATTTATTCCAATGATGGTGTTCATCCGAATGCCAGAGGATGTGCGATAATAGCTAATGAAATTATTAAAGTGTTGAATAAGCCCGTCGCAGAAGGTGGCTTTGGAGCTACAATTCCTTTGTTGGATGTGATGCAATATAATGCCTCTCCGTTCCAGCAATAAGATTTTCCAACAAGTGACTTTAAAAAACCCTGATAGTTATCTATCAGGGTTTTTTTATGGAAATCATTTGTCAGTTGAACGAATTTGGATTTTCTATCAAAGAATACTATGGCGATTTGCCTTATTGGTGGTGATAAATTCTAAGGAGTTAATAAATTGAATTATAAAGTAGGGAGGAATATCTGGTATGGAATATATTATGCATGCATACTAAATTTTGAAAAATCTTCTGTATTTTAGAGGAATGGAAGCTAGCCCAAAGTATCTTTTGCTGTGTATCTACATTGTAGTACTAAGCACCTAATGGCTTAGGACTTTTCTATTTTACATTTATTATTCTACATTTTTAATGAAGGCACATAACCCCGAATCAAAATACTGAATGAAAAAAATTGTTGATCATAATGAAAATGAAGAACTTGGATTCAAGTTCATTGATGCAGCCCCAGTCGTTATTTTTGGGCATAAAAAAAGGGTCTCTGAATCAGAAACCCTTCCGTTATATTGTGGTGATGAGTGGGCTCGAACCACCGACTCACGGATTTTCAGTCCGATGCTCTACCAACTGAGCTACATCACCGCGTTAACGAGGCACAAAAGTATAAAGATTTGTTAATGCAACAAACATTTTGAAAGATATTTGAAATAAAAAAATGAAGAGAATATGACTTGGATTTTACAAGTAGTTTTTGTGGTCGTTGTAGCCGTTCCGATCTACTTTTTGATAGGTAGAATTAAACAGATTCGAAGCAATATCTTGCTAGGTAAAGACTTGGATCGCAGCGATAGATCAGGTGACAGATGGAAGGCGATGCTATTAATTGCCTTTGGTCAAAAGAAGATGTTCAAAAAGCCTATTCCTGCTTTCTTACATCTTTTAATTTATGTCGGTTTTTTGGTAATCAACCTTGAGGTATTAGAGTTTCTCATTGATGGCTTACTAGGCACTCACAGAATATTTGCCCCGTACCTAGGCTCATTTTATAATATTGCCATGAATTTCTTTGAATTTCTCGCATTGGGTGTACTTATTTCATGTATAGCCTTTCTGATAAGAAGAAATGTGATTAAGGTTCCTAGATTCACTAAACCAGAGATGAAGGGCTGGCCAGCCATGGATGGTAATTTGATTCTGATTATTGAGTGCATACTCATGTTTGCTATTCTGAAAATGAATGCAGCAGATCAGGTACTACAAAGTAGAGGAGTTGCCGGATATGTAGACACAGGGGATCTCATGATCTCCAGCCTATTCATTCCATTATTTCAAAATTACTCCGACACCTTTTTGATTGTGATTGAGAGAGGGGCCTGGTGGTTTCATATCATCGGCATTTTTGCATTTGCGGTATACGTGACTTATTCAAAGCATCTACATATCTTTTTAGCTTTCCCGAATACTTATTATTCCAATTTGGAACCGAAAGGTAAAATCCAGAATATGGATGCAGTGACCACAGAAGTGAAGTCTATGTTGGGTATACCTGTGAAAGGTGCTGGCGAACCTCCAGCAGAGGTGGGGACATTTGGAGCCAAAGATGCCACAGATTTGAGTTGGAAAAGTTTGATGGAGGCGTATTCATGTACGGAGTGTGGACGATGTACTTCGGAATGTCCAGCCAATCAAACCGGTAAGACCTTATCGCCAAGAAAGGTGATGATGGATACTCGAGATCGAATAGAAGATATTGGTGCAGGGAAAGGAGAAGGAAAGACCTTATTAGGAGATTTTATTACCAAGGAGGAAATCAATGCTTGTACGAGCTGTAATGCCTGTACCGAGGCTTGTCCTATCAACATTGATCCACTATCTATCATTTTGGAAATGAAGAGATATGTAGCCATGGAAGAGTCTGGCTCTCCGGCTTCCTGGAATTCTATGTTCTCAAATATTGAAACCAATTTTGCCCCTTGGAAATTCTCCCCAACGGATAGATTCAACTGGGCACAAGATTTAAACGACAAAAATTAAGCACATGAGCGATACGATAAAAGCACCAACTGTAGCAGAACTACAGGCTAAAGGAGAAACACCAGAAATTCTGTTTTGGGTAGGCTGTGCAGGCTCGTTTGACGATAGATACAAAAGAGTCACGGTGGCCTTTACGAAAATTTTGAACAAGCTGAATGTCAACTTTGCTGTCTTAGGACCGGAAGAGTCGTGCACGGGTGATCCAGCTCGACGTGCGGGTAATGAGTTTTTGTTTCAGATGCAGGCCATGGCGAATATCCAACTGTTGGATATGTATCAAGTGAAAAAAATTGTAACCGCTTGTCCTCACTGTTTTAATACCCTCAAAAATGAATACCCAGACCTGGGAGGTAATTATGAAGTCATTCATCATACTACTTTTCTTCAGGGATTATTGGATGAAGGAAAATTAAAGGTGAGCGGTGGGGCATTCAAAGGTCAAAAGATTACTTATCATGACTCTTGTTATTTGGGAAGAGCCAATGACATCTATGAAGCACCAAGAAATGTTTTAAAATCTCTGGATGCTGATTTGGTGGAAATGAAGCGATGTAAAACCAAAGGCTTGTGCTGTGGAGCAGGAGGAGGACAAATGTTTAAAGATGCAGAAGCTGGCGATAAGGAGATTAATATTGAAC
The sequence above is drawn from the Reichenbachiella sp. genome and encodes:
- a CDS encoding (Fe-S)-binding protein — protein: MTWILQVVFVVVVAVPIYFLIGRIKQIRSNILLGKDLDRSDRSGDRWKAMLLIAFGQKKMFKKPIPAFLHLLIYVGFLVINLEVLEFLIDGLLGTHRIFAPYLGSFYNIAMNFFEFLALGVLISCIAFLIRRNVIKVPRFTKPEMKGWPAMDGNLILIIECILMFAILKMNAADQVLQSRGVAGYVDTGDLMISSLFIPLFQNYSDTFLIVIERGAWWFHIIGIFAFAVYVTYSKHLHIFLAFPNTYYSNLEPKGKIQNMDAVTTEVKSMLGIPVKGAGEPPAEVGTFGAKDATDLSWKSLMEAYSCTECGRCTSECPANQTGKTLSPRKVMMDTRDRIEDIGAGKGEGKTLLGDFITKEEINACTSCNACTEACPINIDPLSIILEMKRYVAMEESGSPASWNSMFSNIETNFAPWKFSPTDRFNWAQDLNDKN
- a CDS encoding (Fe-S)-binding protein, translating into MSDTIKAPTVAELQAKGETPEILFWVGCAGSFDDRYKRVTVAFTKILNKLNVNFAVLGPEESCTGDPARRAGNEFLFQMQAMANIQLLDMYQVKKIVTACPHCFNTLKNEYPDLGGNYEVIHHTTFLQGLLDEGKLKVSGGAFKGQKITYHDSCYLGRANDIYEAPRNVLKSLDADLVEMKRCKTKGLCCGAGGGQMFKDAEAGDKEINIERTEEALDTGAKVIASGCPFCMTMLSDGVKSKEKEAEVQVKDIAELLDDAMD